In Exiguobacterium sibiricum 7-3, a genomic segment contains:
- a CDS encoding Y-family DNA polymerase, with translation MNPTISFPDRRIFCVDSVSFYASCECCYRNLPPLTTKLAVVSDLHRSGSVVLAASPALKQLGIKTASRLYQIEQLPYRERKQIVLVEPRMLAYMKTSIEVLDVLHQFAPPDAIRIYSIDENFIDMTGTERLFGSDTETARKIQTAIWHQTGIPVRIGIGPNNVIAKLVLDLRGKREGIARCGYADISRLLHDFPIRKMWGVGRMMEQHLSVIGINTIGDLAAARVEDLHERFGVLGAELWHHAWGIDSSPTIIDPMTLFQTAPDAKRTIGHGVTLMRDYYQYEQIRLVLAELAGDVAARVRFSNQVGWTVHLGVRYSRHVTRDGFSKQLRLPYPTADERLLLRYVLQLFEPNWLDGEPVRFLSVALGQLTPDQGTLQLSLFEDNTKVWRRKRLLKAIDHVNLRYGKGTIRLAVSFLDTSVAKRRLRFVGGHPGGEQHDTLS, from the coding sequence ATGAACCCGACTATCTCTTTTCCCGATCGACGGATCTTTTGTGTCGACAGTGTTTCTTTTTATGCCAGTTGCGAATGTTGTTACCGAAACCTTCCTCCTTTGACGACGAAACTTGCTGTCGTATCAGACCTTCATCGGTCCGGATCCGTTGTTCTTGCTGCCAGTCCCGCCTTAAAACAACTTGGTATTAAGACAGCTAGTCGTCTTTATCAAATTGAACAGTTGCCTTATCGTGAACGGAAACAGATTGTGCTCGTCGAACCGCGGATGCTCGCATATATGAAAACATCAATCGAAGTACTGGATGTCTTGCATCAGTTTGCACCTCCCGACGCGATCCGGATCTATTCGATTGACGAAAACTTTATCGATATGACCGGAACGGAACGACTTTTCGGATCGGACACTGAAACGGCCCGGAAAATCCAGACGGCGATTTGGCATCAGACCGGCATTCCGGTCCGGATCGGGATTGGTCCGAACAATGTCATCGCAAAACTTGTCCTCGATTTACGGGGAAAACGCGAAGGCATTGCCCGATGCGGCTACGCCGATATTTCTCGGTTGCTGCACGATTTTCCGATTCGCAAAATGTGGGGCGTCGGACGGATGATGGAACAACACTTGTCAGTAATCGGCATCAACACCATTGGCGACCTTGCCGCAGCCCGGGTCGAAGATCTGCATGAACGGTTCGGAGTCCTTGGGGCAGAACTTTGGCACCATGCCTGGGGAATCGACAGTTCTCCGACCATCATCGATCCGATGACCTTATTTCAGACTGCACCGGATGCCAAAAGAACGATCGGACATGGCGTTACTTTAATGCGCGATTATTACCAGTACGAACAGATTCGTTTAGTTTTGGCCGAATTAGCAGGTGATGTCGCGGCACGAGTCCGGTTTTCTAATCAAGTCGGTTGGACGGTGCATCTCGGCGTTCGCTACTCCCGCCATGTCACCCGGGACGGCTTTTCGAAACAGCTCCGTCTGCCTTATCCGACAGCTGATGAACGGCTGTTGTTGCGTTACGTCCTGCAATTGTTCGAACCGAATTGGCTCGACGGTGAACCGGTCCGCTTTCTATCGGTCGCCCTCGGACAACTCACCCCGGATCAGGGAACACTTCAATTGTCCTTGTTTGAAGACAATACAAAGGTCTGGCGCAGAAAACGGTTATTAAAAGCCATCGACCATGTCAATTTACGTTACGGAAAAGGAACAATCCGGCTCGCTGTTTCCTTCCTCGATACAAGTGTCGCCAAACGCCGGCTCCGGTTCGTCGGCGGCCATCCCGGAGGTGAGCAGCATGACACGTTATCGTGA
- a CDS encoding arsinothricin resistance N-acetyltransferase ArsN1 family A: MMIRPVQEADLQDILAIYNEGIEDRIATLETDTKELSFMEDWYQERTPRYAGFVAYEGTTILGFISLDPYNPRPVYQSVGELSVYITRTHRGQGIGRQLLQVIEEHAITHGFHKLILFTFPFNKIGQKLYIRSGFRIVGTFKEQGMLNGYYVDVLAMEKLLPKTIDDQI, translated from the coding sequence ATGATGATTCGTCCTGTCCAAGAAGCTGATTTACAAGACATCCTCGCCATCTATAACGAAGGCATCGAAGACCGGATCGCGACGCTTGAAACGGATACTAAGGAATTGTCCTTTATGGAGGATTGGTATCAGGAACGAACACCCCGCTATGCCGGGTTTGTGGCGTATGAAGGAACAACGATTCTTGGTTTCATCTCACTTGACCCCTACAACCCGCGCCCCGTCTATCAATCGGTCGGTGAATTATCGGTCTACATCACCCGGACCCACCGCGGACAAGGCATCGGTCGTCAGTTGTTACAGGTCATCGAAGAACACGCGATTACGCACGGATTCCATAAGTTAATCCTGTTTACGTTTCCGTTCAATAAGATCGGTCAAAAGCTCTACATCCGGTCCGGTTTCCGGATTGTCGGAACATTTAAGGAACAGGGCATGCTCAACGGGTATTATGTCGATGTCCTGGCGATGGAAAAGTTGCTTCCGAAAACGATAGACGATCAAATATGA
- the mtnA gene encoding S-methyl-5-thioribose-1-phosphate isomerase — MSQFVQSIIYENGTVTILDQTRLPEEERYEIIHDLAQAIDAIKQLRVRGAPAISLFGGFILVQEAFRTTGSLPEAKQDLLTVSAQLLSTRPTAVNLRNVLDELNQLIVSSTTLAELPKRLEQKALALYEADAKTSRQIGIHALELFQSGDRILTICNAGSIATAAYGTALAPFYLAKEQGIPLSVYASETRPLLQGARLTTWELQRAGIDVTLITDNMVAHTIKEKNITAIIVGADRITRNGDTANKIGTFQLALLARAFGIPFYVAAPLSTFDFTSLSGDEIEIEERDAREVTQLAGKVTAPAGVAVFNPAFDVTPHELITAIITELGVIEHPSVETIEQTIGQQIR; from the coding sequence ATGAGCCAATTCGTCCAAAGCATCATCTATGAAAATGGGACGGTGACGATCTTGGATCAGACCCGGCTCCCGGAAGAAGAACGGTATGAAATCATTCATGATTTAGCGCAAGCGATTGACGCAATCAAACAATTGCGAGTCCGTGGTGCACCGGCGATCAGCCTGTTCGGCGGCTTCATCCTTGTACAGGAAGCATTTCGGACGACAGGGTCGCTTCCTGAAGCGAAACAAGACTTGTTGACGGTATCGGCACAACTACTCTCGACCCGACCGACCGCCGTCAATCTGCGGAATGTGCTAGATGAGCTGAATCAGCTGATCGTCTCGAGCACGACGCTTGCCGAGTTGCCAAAACGGTTGGAACAAAAAGCACTGGCGCTTTATGAGGCGGATGCCAAGACATCCCGGCAAATCGGTATTCATGCGCTGGAATTGTTCCAGTCCGGTGACCGGATTCTGACGATTTGTAATGCCGGATCGATTGCGACAGCGGCTTACGGGACGGCACTCGCTCCGTTTTATCTCGCGAAAGAACAGGGAATTCCACTCTCCGTTTATGCATCGGAAACCCGTCCGTTACTTCAGGGAGCACGTTTGACGACATGGGAACTGCAACGGGCCGGAATTGACGTGACGTTGATTACGGACAACATGGTCGCGCATACGATCAAGGAAAAGAACATAACTGCCATCATCGTTGGTGCTGATCGGATTACCCGAAACGGCGATACGGCGAACAAAATCGGCACGTTCCAACTGGCGTTACTGGCCCGTGCTTTCGGGATTCCGTTTTATGTCGCCGCACCACTTTCGACCTTTGATTTTACGAGCTTATCGGGAGACGAAATTGAGATTGAAGAACGCGATGCCCGTGAAGTGACGCAACTGGCCGGAAAAGTGACGGCGCCAGCCGGAGTAGCGGTTTTTAATCCGGCGTTTGACGTGACACCGCACGAATTAATCACGGCAATCATTACGGAACTCGGGGTCATCGAACATCCATCCGTCGAGACGATCGAGCAGACAATCGGACAACAGATACGTTAA
- a CDS encoding MBL fold metallo-hydrolase — translation MDIQQIRNATLVVTYANQVFLIDPFLGEKGTLPPFGQTPNAVSNPLVDLPVDVSTLLDPDAIFVTHLHADHFDETAKKVLPKQIPLYAQNESDAATIREAGFTNVSSFENGLSLGDIRVSHTSGQHGVGEIGQRMGTVSGIVLTHPDEPTLYITGDTIWCDDVATAIEQHAPDIIVVNSGAAQFLTGEPITMSQRDLLAVHQAAAESTIIVSHLESVNHCLLRRDMIADFLAAHHLSAHFLIPDDGETISF, via the coding sequence GTGGATATTCAACAGATTCGTAATGCAACACTCGTCGTCACTTATGCTAACCAAGTTTTTTTAATCGATCCGTTTCTCGGTGAAAAAGGAACTTTGCCGCCGTTTGGTCAAACGCCAAACGCCGTCTCGAATCCGCTCGTCGACTTACCGGTCGATGTCTCGACATTACTTGATCCCGATGCAATTTTTGTTACCCACCTCCATGCCGATCATTTTGACGAGACGGCAAAAAAAGTCTTACCGAAACAGATTCCTCTTTATGCTCAAAATGAGTCAGATGCGGCTACGATCCGCGAAGCCGGATTCACGAACGTCTCATCGTTTGAGAACGGATTGTCACTCGGCGATATCCGCGTTTCTCATACATCGGGTCAACACGGTGTTGGCGAAATAGGCCAACGGATGGGCACCGTTTCCGGTATCGTCTTGACGCATCCCGACGAACCGACACTCTATATCACCGGTGATACGATTTGGTGTGATGATGTCGCAACTGCAATCGAGCAGCATGCACCCGACATCATCGTCGTCAACAGTGGTGCGGCACAATTCTTGACCGGAGAACCGATTACGATGTCCCAGCGCGATTTACTCGCCGTTCATCAAGCAGCTGCTGAGTCGACAATCATCGTCTCGCATCTCGAATCCGTCAATCATTGTCTTCTGCGCCGTGATATGATTGCTGATTTCTTGGCTGCCCATCATTTATCCGCTCATTTCCTCATTCCGGATGACGGCGAAACCATTTCCTTCTAA
- a CDS encoding methylthioribulose 1-phosphate dehydratase codes for MTFLKRYEELRAIKQEFAARDWFPGTSGNLAIRTNSSPTEFLVTASGKDKRQDTPDDFVHVDATGQLIGEQNGRPSAETLLHVEVFNRTSAGCSLHVHTVDNNVISELYGDLGEIRFTGQEIIKALGHWEEDAEVVVPIIPNHADIPTLAAVFAKHVKTQSGAVLIRNHGITVWAPTAFEAKKQLEAFEFLFSYTLKLQTCRQAIH; via the coding sequence ATGACATTTTTGAAACGATACGAAGAACTCCGAGCGATCAAGCAGGAGTTCGCTGCACGCGACTGGTTTCCCGGTACGAGCGGTAACCTCGCCATTCGGACGAACAGCAGTCCGACAGAATTTCTTGTGACGGCAAGCGGCAAAGATAAACGCCAGGACACGCCGGACGATTTCGTCCATGTTGACGCGACCGGTCAATTGATCGGCGAACAAAACGGACGTCCGTCTGCTGAGACCTTACTTCATGTCGAAGTGTTTAACCGGACGTCGGCCGGCTGCTCGCTTCACGTCCATACGGTCGACAACAATGTCATTTCGGAACTCTACGGAGACCTCGGGGAAATCCGATTTACCGGTCAGGAAATCATCAAGGCGCTTGGCCACTGGGAAGAAGATGCGGAAGTCGTCGTGCCGATTATCCCGAACCATGCGGATATCCCGACTCTTGCTGCAGTGTTTGCCAAGCATGTAAAAACGCAAAGCGGCGCCGTCCTGATTCGCAATCACGGGATTACAGTCTGGGCACCGACTGCCTTTGAAGCGAAAAAACAGTTGGAAGCCTTTGAATTTTTGTTCAGCTACACGTTAAAACTACAAACGTGCCGACAGGCGATTCATTAA
- a CDS encoding ZIP family metal transporter has protein sequence MMEWFTGLPVVVQALLAGMMTWGLTALGAALVFVFTTIEKRVMNMMLGFAAGVMIAASFWSLLAPAIEFTEKDGGIAWLPAAIGFLAGGFFVRLLDFVTPHLHLSAPLETAEGPSTGLKKTTLLFLAITLHNIPEGLAIGVAFGAAALNMDGATVAGALTLALGIGIQNMPEGAALSIPLRGEGMSRRRAFNYGQLSAIVEPIAAMVGAAAVFFIQPLLPYALAFAAGAMIFVVVEELIPESQAENGSDLATLGLMVGFTVMMILDVALG, from the coding sequence ATGATGGAATGGTTTACCGGACTTCCGGTCGTCGTGCAAGCGCTGCTTGCCGGCATGATGACTTGGGGATTAACGGCACTCGGAGCCGCACTTGTCTTCGTCTTTACAACGATTGAAAAACGGGTCATGAATATGATGCTCGGCTTTGCAGCCGGTGTTATGATTGCGGCTTCGTTTTGGTCATTGCTTGCTCCGGCAATTGAATTTACGGAAAAAGACGGCGGGATTGCCTGGTTGCCGGCCGCAATCGGCTTCCTGGCAGGCGGTTTCTTTGTCCGCCTTCTCGATTTTGTGACCCCTCACCTGCACTTATCCGCTCCACTCGAAACAGCCGAAGGTCCTTCGACCGGTCTGAAAAAGACGACATTGCTGTTTCTCGCGATTACGCTCCACAATATTCCGGAAGGACTCGCAATCGGGGTCGCTTTCGGTGCAGCCGCCTTGAACATGGACGGTGCGACCGTTGCCGGTGCCTTGACACTCGCACTTGGGATCGGGATTCAAAACATGCCGGAAGGGGCTGCCTTGTCGATTCCGCTCCGTGGAGAAGGCATGTCACGCCGGCGTGCCTTTAACTACGGACAATTGTCTGCAATCGTTGAACCGATTGCTGCCATGGTCGGTGCTGCTGCCGTCTTCTTCATTCAGCCGCTCTTGCCGTATGCCTTGGCGTTTGCTGCCGGCGCGATGATTTTCGTCGTCGTCGAAGAATTGATTCCCGAATCGCAGGCTGAAAACGGCTCAGACTTGGCAACACTTGGTCTGATGGTCGGTTTCACGGTCATGATGATTCTCGATGTGGCACTCGGATAA
- the mtnK gene encoding S-methyl-5-thioribose kinase, which produces MGYQAFTVQDAIERVQTLGLIGKGPVTAEEIGDGNLNLVFRIQSGNQRLILKQALPYAKVVGESWPLSLERAWIEQSALKEFAKVAVPFVPHVYHASKEEAFTVMEDLSHLTIVRTGLLEGEKYPLLAEHIGSYLARTLFYTSDFALGPVTKKQVARNYYNPDLCDITEKLIFTDPFYDAETNAVEAGLESEVAQLWQDAALKREVAKLETLFITKGDALLHGDLHTGSIFASADETKVIDPEFAFYGPFGFDVGQFIAHLCFAAYPNYAELRNGRVKDIDTFWLTFASTFKALWEREAVEPFRSADGLVDDVLSTILQDALGFAGCELIRRTIGLAPVADLENITDAGERLERKRHALRLGVALIKRRTECKTFTDLRNFDLTEELSR; this is translated from the coding sequence ATGGGATACCAAGCATTTACAGTACAGGACGCGATTGAACGGGTCCAGACACTCGGATTGATCGGCAAAGGACCGGTGACGGCAGAGGAAATCGGGGACGGGAACTTAAACCTTGTCTTTCGGATTCAATCGGGGAATCAGCGATTGATTTTAAAACAGGCTTTACCGTATGCGAAAGTCGTCGGCGAAAGTTGGCCGTTATCGCTTGAACGGGCCTGGATTGAACAGTCCGCCTTAAAAGAATTTGCAAAAGTCGCCGTTCCGTTCGTCCCGCACGTCTACCATGCAAGTAAGGAAGAGGCATTTACGGTGATGGAGGATTTGTCTCACTTGACGATTGTCCGGACCGGCTTGCTCGAAGGGGAGAAGTATCCGTTGCTTGCGGAACATATCGGTTCTTACTTGGCGCGAACACTGTTTTACACGTCGGATTTTGCACTTGGACCGGTCACAAAAAAACAAGTGGCGCGGAACTACTACAATCCGGATCTCTGTGATATCACGGAAAAATTAATCTTTACGGATCCGTTTTATGACGCGGAAACGAATGCGGTTGAAGCCGGGCTGGAATCGGAAGTGGCTCAGTTGTGGCAGGATGCAGCGCTGAAACGCGAAGTCGCGAAACTCGAAACTCTGTTCATCACGAAGGGCGACGCGTTATTACACGGGGACTTACATACTGGAAGTATTTTTGCTTCAGCCGATGAAACAAAAGTCATCGATCCCGAGTTTGCCTTTTACGGACCGTTTGGTTTTGATGTCGGACAATTCATCGCCCATCTCTGCTTTGCCGCGTATCCGAACTATGCCGAGTTACGGAATGGACGGGTGAAAGACATCGATACATTTTGGCTGACCTTTGCGTCTACGTTCAAAGCATTATGGGAGCGGGAAGCGGTGGAGCCGTTCCGTTCAGCGGACGGGCTTGTTGACGATGTCCTCAGCACGATTTTGCAGGACGCACTTGGCTTTGCCGGATGTGAATTGATCCGCCGGACGATTGGACTAGCACCGGTCGCCGACCTTGAGAACATCACGGACGCGGGGGAACGACTCGAGCGGAAACGCCATGCGTTACGTCTTGGAGTGGCATTGATTAAACGCCGGACTGAATGCAAGACGTTCACTGATTTACGGAACTTTGATTTGACGGAGGAACTCAGCCGATGA
- a CDS encoding pentapeptide repeat-containing protein, with product MKKQIIQLPELPHQLTPETFADVEIDDPYLYQTLYEKETLPIELTERLDVNQVCFRNISFAGLVFERASFENVRFEQCDLTGCQFQDSRFHRVVFEDCRLTGIHFESNTVDHVTIKNCQANYAQLIRTALRHVAVEQTTMRESHFFEMKPTDFRLHEVDLSESQWVETALKGLDLRQADLSGITIDPRFLPGAIVTESQAITFARLLGLVIPSHD from the coding sequence GTGAAAAAACAAATCATTCAATTACCCGAGTTACCGCACCAATTGACACCGGAAACCTTTGCGGATGTCGAAATCGATGACCCGTATCTGTATCAAACACTTTACGAAAAAGAGACACTCCCAATCGAGTTGACAGAACGGCTGGATGTCAATCAAGTCTGTTTTCGGAACATCTCGTTCGCTGGTCTCGTTTTTGAACGTGCCTCGTTTGAGAACGTCCGGTTTGAACAATGTGACTTGACGGGCTGTCAGTTCCAGGACAGTCGTTTTCACCGGGTCGTCTTTGAGGATTGTCGCCTGACCGGAATTCACTTTGAATCGAATACGGTTGATCATGTAACGATCAAAAACTGTCAGGCCAATTATGCCCAACTGATTCGGACGGCGTTACGTCACGTCGCAGTGGAGCAGACGACGATGCGGGAAAGTCATTTCTTTGAAATGAAGCCAACCGATTTCCGGCTGCATGAAGTCGATTTGTCGGAAAGTCAATGGGTCGAGACGGCATTAAAAGGACTGGATCTGCGGCAAGCCGATTTATCCGGAATCACGATTGATCCGCGCTTCTTACCAGGTGCCATCGTCACGGAAAGCCAGGCCATCACGTTTGCCCGGTTACTCGGACTCGTCATTCCAAGTCACGATTAA
- a CDS encoding YolD-like family protein has translation MTRYRDRGNLKWLPFLMPEHIQLLKAYYLEKHQIDLPAIDEQLQYPWQFLLEQALIEGTELEIKYYSERGYVTTSGFIEQVHRERAYLVLRGSSLIEIPFGRIIRIENG, from the coding sequence ATGACACGTTATCGTGACCGTGGAAACCTCAAATGGCTTCCCTTTTTGATGCCGGAACACATTCAACTGCTCAAAGCCTATTATCTCGAAAAACATCAAATCGACCTTCCTGCAATCGATGAACAATTGCAATATCCCTGGCAGTTCTTACTCGAACAAGCATTAATAGAAGGAACAGAGCTTGAAATCAAGTATTATAGTGAAAGAGGCTATGTCACGACATCCGGTTTCATCGAGCAGGTTCATCGTGAACGCGCCTATCTCGTGCTACGCGGATCATCATTGATTGAAATTCCATTCGGGCGAATCATTCGGATTGAAAACGGGTAG
- a CDS encoding 2-hydroxy-3-keto-5-methylthiopentenyl-1-phosphate phosphatase: MTIRILCDFDGTVTEHDNIIALMKEFASPAAFEPLKEGVLDRSLSIQSGVGQMFRLLPSDRKQDYVDFLIDRAVIRPGFETLLAFAKLNGIDFAIVSGGIDFFVEPILADLLTDEAIYCNGSDFSEEIVQIEWPHACDAACTNQCGCCKTSIARKLKQDGDTIIAIGDSVTDFELAKQADHVYARDYLITLCEQHGIPYTPFETFYDIVDHLQTTGVHA; the protein is encoded by the coding sequence ATGACAATCCGGATTTTATGTGACTTTGACGGGACCGTGACGGAACACGATAATATCATCGCCTTGATGAAGGAATTTGCCTCGCCGGCAGCGTTTGAACCGTTGAAAGAAGGTGTGCTCGACCGCTCGCTGTCGATTCAATCCGGGGTCGGACAGATGTTCCGGTTGCTCCCATCAGATCGAAAACAAGATTATGTTGATTTTTTGATTGATCGGGCTGTCATCCGTCCCGGCTTTGAGACCTTACTCGCTTTTGCTAAATTGAACGGAATCGACTTTGCCATCGTCAGCGGCGGGATCGACTTTTTTGTCGAACCGATTCTTGCCGATTTACTGACAGATGAAGCGATTTACTGTAACGGCAGTGACTTCAGTGAGGAGATAGTGCAGATTGAATGGCCGCATGCCTGTGACGCGGCCTGTACGAATCAATGCGGCTGTTGTAAAACGTCAATCGCCCGGAAGCTGAAGCAGGACGGTGACACGATCATCGCGATTGGTGACTCCGTGACGGATTTTGAACTGGCGAAACAGGCTGATCATGTCTACGCCCGTGATTATCTGATTACGCTATGCGAACAGCACGGTATTCCGTACACGCCGTTTGAAACGTTTTACGACATTGTGGATCATCTGCAGACAACGGGGGTGCATGCATGA
- a CDS encoding 2,3-diketo-5-methylthiopentyl-1-phosphate enolase, whose amino-acid sequence MAYITATYQLGTTNQLAKRAEQIALGLTVGSWTDLNHLEQQQLESFKGQVVHTEEHDGKGYITIRYPEHNVSRDFSAILTTVFGKLSLDGQIKLTDLQLPPSFTNDFPGAKFGIEGIRQLIQVHDRPLLMSIFKGVIGRDLVFLREQLEAQLAGGIDLVKDDEILYDNPLTPALDRARIGREVLDAHYERTGKRALYAITLSGPVFGLKDQAKRLIEAGATAFLLNTFTYGLDVLRELAADPDISVPIFNHPALSGALIASPEYGIAAPVLLGTLPRLAGADLTLFPSPYGNVALAKDLARGIAVEATRIGDTKTILPVPSAGIHPGLVAQLVRDFGTDSVINAGGGVHGHPQGAAAGVLAFRQALDAALTGESLTSAAVRQEELRIALDAWGITK is encoded by the coding sequence ATGGCGTATATTACCGCAACGTACCAACTCGGGACGACCAATCAGTTGGCGAAACGAGCAGAACAAATCGCGCTCGGTCTGACGGTCGGTTCCTGGACCGATTTAAATCATTTGGAACAGCAGCAGCTGGAATCCTTCAAAGGACAGGTTGTTCATACCGAAGAACATGACGGCAAAGGTTACATCACGATCCGTTATCCGGAACACAACGTCTCACGCGACTTTTCCGCTATCTTAACGACGGTCTTCGGCAAACTGTCGCTCGACGGACAAATCAAGTTAACCGATCTACAGCTTCCCCCGTCGTTCACGAACGACTTCCCCGGTGCCAAATTCGGGATTGAAGGAATCCGTCAGTTGATTCAAGTCCATGACCGTCCCCTGTTGATGAGCATCTTTAAAGGGGTCATCGGACGAGACCTCGTCTTTTTACGGGAACAACTCGAAGCCCAGCTCGCGGGCGGCATCGATCTCGTCAAAGATGATGAGATATTGTACGACAATCCGTTGACGCCGGCACTCGACCGGGCACGGATTGGCCGGGAAGTCCTCGATGCCCATTATGAACGGACCGGCAAACGGGCGCTTTACGCGATTACGTTAAGCGGTCCCGTCTTCGGCTTGAAGGATCAAGCGAAACGTTTGATTGAAGCCGGCGCGACCGCCTTCCTGCTCAATACGTTTACATACGGACTCGACGTCCTGCGCGAGTTAGCGGCTGACCCGGACATTTCCGTTCCAATCTTCAATCATCCGGCCTTAAGCGGTGCCTTGATCGCAAGTCCCGAATACGGGATTGCGGCTCCTGTTCTGCTCGGAACGTTACCGCGACTGGCTGGTGCCGATTTGACGTTGTTCCCATCGCCGTACGGGAACGTGGCACTCGCCAAAGACTTGGCCCGCGGGATCGCCGTCGAAGCAACCCGGATCGGGGACACGAAGACAATTTTGCCGGTTCCCTCGGCCGGTATCCACCCCGGTCTCGTAGCCCAGCTCGTCCGTGATTTCGGTACCGACTCGGTCATCAATGCTGGAGGCGGCGTTCACGGTCATCCGCAAGGTGCCGCTGCCGGTGTCCTCGCATTCCGTCAGGCGCTCGACGCCGCACTGACCGGAGAATCGCTGACAAGTGCTGCGGTGCGGCAGGAAGAATTACGAATTGCCCTCGACGCTTGGGGGATCACGAAATGA
- a CDS encoding 1,2-dihydroxy-3-keto-5-methylthiopentene dioxygenase, which translates to MATVLFQKTNERYTDQNEVSSFLASRGVLYEQWDVSKLPAELVDTYTLTDADKQTILDTFQSEITDVSERRGYQTADIISLSDATPNLDELLVNFQKEHHHTDDEVRFIVSGHGVFAIQDDEVGYYNIELNPGDLISVPVNTRHYFTLQDDRKVVAVRIFVTTDGWVPIYEKDPIETTN; encoded by the coding sequence ATGGCAACAGTACTTTTCCAAAAGACAAACGAACGGTATACGGATCAAAACGAGGTGTCTTCATTCCTTGCTTCACGCGGCGTGCTATATGAACAATGGGATGTGTCGAAGCTTCCCGCAGAACTGGTCGACACCTATACGTTGACGGATGCGGACAAACAAACGATTCTCGATACGTTCCAATCGGAAATCACCGATGTCTCGGAACGTCGCGGCTATCAAACGGCCGATATCATCTCACTGTCCGATGCAACACCGAACTTGGATGAACTGCTCGTCAACTTCCAAAAGGAGCATCACCATACGGATGACGAAGTCCGGTTCATCGTCAGCGGTCACGGTGTGTTTGCGATCCAGGATGACGAAGTCGGCTATTACAACATCGAACTGAACCCCGGAGATTTGATTTCCGTTCCCGTCAATACACGTCATTACTTCACGCTCCAGGACGATCGCAAAGTCGTTGCCGTCCGGATTTTCGTGACGACGGATGGTTGGGTGCCGATTTATGAAAAAGATCCGATTGAAACAACGAACTGA